One window from the genome of Epinephelus moara isolate mb chromosome 21, YSFRI_EMoa_1.0, whole genome shotgun sequence encodes:
- the sec62 gene encoding translocation protein SEC62: MAERRRHKKRIQEVSEPTKEEKAVAKYLRFNCPTKSTNMMGHRVDYFIASKAVDCLLDSKWAKAKKGEEALFTTRESVLDYCNRLLKKQFFHRALKVMKKKPEKDTKKEKEKEKEKEKEKEKEKEKEKEKTKGDSGKEEEKKGKKEKEKKKESEVAEIKKEKSDDSPGTPKKKKEVKKKFKLEPHEDQLFLDGNEVYVWIYDPVHFKTFAMGLILVIAVIAATLFPLWPAEMRVGVYYLSVAAGCFVASILLLAVARCILFLIIWLVTGGRHHFWFLPNLTADVGFIDSFRPLYTHEYKGPRASSKKGSDKTDEKDNGGNKAQKSDSDEKSDSEKKDGDDEEEEEEEECKEAEEGKEAEGEGTGADRQSDTDSDRREDEGSQHSNGNDFEMITREELEQHTEEEEEEEEEEDEETQERKEGGESETKPQTAET, translated from the exons GAGGTGAGTGAGCCCACCAAGGAGGAGAAGGCGGTGGCCAAGTACCTCAGATTCAACTGCCCCACCAAGTCTACCAACATGATGGGCCACCGAGTCGACTATTTTATTG CCTCCAAGGCAGTGGACTGTCTGCTGGACTCCAAGTGGGCCAAGGCTAAGAAGGGAGAGGAGGCGCTGTTTACCACCAGGGAGTCTGTGTTGGATTACTGCAACAG ACTCCTAAAGAAGCAGTTCTTCCACCGGGCTCTCAAAGTGATGAAGAAAAAACCTGAGAAAGACACcaagaaggagaaagaaaaagagaaagaaaaggaaaaagagaaggagaaagagaaggagaaagagaaggagaagaccAAGGGTGACAGCggcaaagaggaggagaaaaaagggaagaaggagaaagagaagaaaaaagagtCTGAGGTGGCTGAAATCAAGAAAGAGAAGAGC GATGACAGTCCTGGAACCcccaagaagaagaaagaggtgAAGAAGAAGTTTAAACTGGAGCCTCATGAAGATCAGCTTTTTCTAGATGGAAAtgaa GTGTATGTGTGGATTTACGATCCTGTTCATTTCAAGACATTTGCCATGGGACTGATACTCG tTATTGCCGTGATAGCAGCCACTCTGTTCCCACTGTGGCCAGCAGAAATGCGTGTAGGAGTTTACTATCTAAGTGTCGCAGCAGGCTGCTTTGTGGCTAGTATATTGCTTCTTGCTGTTG CCCGCTGCATCCTCTTCCTGATCATCTGGCTGGTGACCGGCGGCCGCCACCACTTCTGGTTCCTCCCCAACTTGACGGCCGACGTCGGTTTCATCGACTCGTTCAGGCCGCTCTACACTCACGAGTACAAGGGACCACGAGCCAGCAGCAAGAAGGGCTCGGACAAGACGGACGAGAAGGACAACGGCGGCAACAAGGCTCAAAAGTCAGACAGCGACGAGAAGTCGGACAGCGAGAAAAAGGACGGcgatgacgaggaggaggaagaagaggaggagtgcAAAGAGGCCGAGGAGGGTAAAgaagcagagggggagggaacgGGGGCAGACCGCcagtcagacacagacagcGACCGCCGGGAGGATGAAGGTTCGCAGCACAGCAACGGAAACGACTTTGAGATGATCACCAGGGAGGAGCTGGAGcagcacacagaggaggaggaagaagaagaggaggaggaagacgaggagacgcaagagaggaaagaagggGGCGAGAGTGAGACTAAACCCCAGACTGCTGAAACATAA